One segment of Acidianus sp. HS-5 DNA contains the following:
- a CDS encoding TIGR00266 family protein — protein sequence MQYQILGDDIQYVKVFLNPGEKIYAEAGHLMSKSSTVAIQAKMRGGILSAIKRELTGATFFVTELVGPGEVDIAGVFPGKIVPIELNGRGLLAESHSFLFAEDTVNYDAKLAPLAPAILGGEGLFLATFNGVGKIFLHAYGGLYEVSLMPGQSIDIEASHLLALEEGVQFTVSRVGGFKTMLFGGEGLYFVKVTGPGKVWVHSITAQQMASALAPFLPGGQKGGLPF from the coding sequence TTGCAGTATCAAATTCTTGGAGACGATATTCAATACGTTAAAGTTTTCTTAAACCCTGGAGAGAAAATATATGCCGAAGCTGGACATTTAATGTCAAAGAGTTCTACAGTAGCAATTCAAGCTAAAATGAGGGGAGGGATTCTTTCGGCAATAAAGAGGGAATTAACGGGAGCAACGTTTTTTGTAACTGAGCTTGTAGGTCCAGGAGAGGTAGATATAGCGGGAGTTTTTCCTGGAAAAATAGTTCCTATAGAACTTAACGGTAGAGGTTTGCTGGCAGAATCTCACTCCTTCTTGTTTGCAGAAGATACAGTAAATTACGACGCAAAGCTTGCTCCACTTGCTCCAGCAATCTTAGGAGGAGAAGGATTATTTCTTGCAACATTTAACGGTGTAGGTAAAATTTTCCTTCACGCTTACGGCGGTCTTTACGAGGTTTCGCTAATGCCTGGGCAAAGCATAGATATAGAGGCTTCCCATCTCTTAGCTTTGGAGGAAGGAGTACAGTTTACGGTAAGTAGAGTAGGCGGTTTTAAAACGATGCTTTTTGGCGGAGAAGGTCTCTACTTCGTTAAAGTTACAGGTCCGGGTAAAGTTTGGGTTCATTCAATTACTGCACAACAGATGGCCTCAGCCTTAGCTCCATTCCTTCCTGGAGGTCAGAAGGGAGGTTTACCTTTCTAA
- a CDS encoding MFS transporter, whose translation MSKSPFSSIDGLKLTFNHIKIWYTSGMGFFTDAYDLFIIGAIIDIFEAYALPGFRLNTFYEGILASSSIVTAILGQLIFGILGDKLGRKKIYGVEASLLSAGAFLSAFSPNLIWLLIFRMIMGFGIGGDYPISATIMSEYANVKDRGKLIALVFANQGIGTLAAVAVGAISAFTLPPDIAWRVMAGVGAIPAATVIYLRRKVPETPRYAALVKGDLKEAERGASFLGAKLSITRSEVKKLNFSGFLGKYWKLLIGTAGTWFMLDVAYYGTGVYSGPIVSSILGKPSSIGQEIVFAGIPFIVGFFGYFTAVGLMDKLGRKVIQTQGFVMMAVLYAIVSAVTVVTATKISGFLIPAGETLAIYALTFFFIDFGPNTTTFVVPAEVYPTSYRTTGHGISAAAGKIGAAISTYLFPSLMQSIGLKNLLLMLAIISVVGALLTIAFVKEPKMKSLEELTGELEAEKEEVKQ comes from the coding sequence ATGAGTAAATCGCCGTTCAGTAGCATTGATGGCTTAAAATTAACTTTCAATCATATAAAAATTTGGTACACATCAGGAATGGGATTTTTTACAGACGCTTATGATTTATTTATCATAGGCGCAATAATAGACATCTTTGAAGCATACGCTCTTCCCGGCTTTCGACTAAATACGTTTTATGAAGGAATCCTAGCTTCGTCGTCTATAGTAACAGCAATATTAGGACAATTAATATTTGGAATCCTAGGGGATAAGTTAGGCAGAAAGAAAATTTACGGAGTAGAAGCAAGTTTACTGTCAGCAGGCGCGTTTTTGAGTGCGTTCTCTCCTAATTTGATATGGCTATTAATATTCAGGATGATTATGGGCTTTGGAATCGGCGGAGATTATCCTATCTCAGCAACAATAATGAGTGAATACGCTAACGTTAAGGATAGAGGAAAATTAATAGCTTTAGTCTTTGCAAATCAAGGGATAGGAACATTAGCTGCAGTAGCTGTAGGAGCAATTTCAGCATTTACTTTACCTCCTGATATAGCCTGGAGAGTTATGGCGGGTGTAGGAGCAATTCCTGCTGCAACAGTAATATACTTAAGGAGGAAAGTTCCTGAAACTCCTAGATATGCGGCATTAGTAAAAGGAGATTTAAAAGAAGCAGAAAGGGGAGCATCTTTTCTAGGTGCAAAGCTGAGTATAACCAGATCAGAAGTTAAGAAACTGAACTTCTCAGGATTTCTAGGTAAATACTGGAAGTTGTTAATAGGAACTGCAGGCACTTGGTTCATGCTAGACGTTGCATATTATGGGACAGGAGTTTACTCAGGCCCAATAGTTTCTTCAATTTTAGGTAAACCTTCAAGTATAGGCCAGGAGATAGTATTTGCAGGGATTCCTTTCATAGTTGGTTTCTTTGGTTACTTTACTGCAGTGGGTTTAATGGATAAATTAGGTAGGAAAGTAATTCAGACACAGGGCTTTGTTATGATGGCAGTACTTTACGCTATAGTTAGTGCGGTTACAGTAGTTACTGCGACTAAGATTTCTGGTTTCCTAATTCCTGCAGGAGAAACATTGGCAATTTATGCGTTAACTTTCTTCTTCATAGACTTTGGTCCTAATACTACTACATTCGTAGTTCCTGCAGAGGTTTATCCTACATCTTATAGAACTACTGGTCACGGGATCTCAGCTGCCGCGGGTAAAATAGGAGCAGCGATTTCAACATACTTATTCCCTAGTTTGATGCAATCTATAGGACTGAAGAACTTACTGTTAATGTTAGCGATAATTAGTGTAGTAGGTGCTTTGCTAACTATTGCATTTGTGAAGGAACCTAAAATGAAGAGTTTAGAAGAATTAACTGGTGAGCTAGAAGCAGAAAAGGAAGAGGTAAAGCAATAA
- a CDS encoding EVE domain-containing protein, producing MTYWLIPIQEDMWDTIRSEGVYGYKQDLSQYIAKGDYLIIYVSKYYAKVYGGKIVGVVKVLTEWYHDETPVFPEEKVRNRALFPYRVRVEPEVTGVCEFKSILDKIVFIEDKAQLAKYLRNAPANLKRPIPEQDAKLIEECLNGHI from the coding sequence GTGACCTACTGGCTAATACCAATTCAAGAGGATATGTGGGATACCATTCGCTCTGAAGGAGTTTACGGTTATAAGCAAGACTTAAGCCAATACATAGCTAAGGGAGATTACCTAATAATCTACGTAAGTAAATACTATGCTAAAGTCTATGGAGGGAAAATTGTAGGCGTAGTGAAAGTATTAACTGAATGGTACCATGACGAGACCCCAGTTTTTCCAGAAGAAAAAGTTAGGAATAGAGCACTTTTTCCATACAGAGTAAGAGTAGAACCAGAAGTAACAGGAGTCTGCGAGTTCAAATCAATCTTAGATAAGATAGTTTTTATTGAAGATAAAGCCCAGCTAGCAAAATATCTGAGGAATGCCCCTGCAAACTTAAAGAGACCCATACCTGAGCAGGACGCAAAACTAATAGAAGAATGCCTTAACGGACATATTTAA
- a CDS encoding DUF1286 domain-containing protein has protein sequence MKLRTHYVFSLGLLSLIDSLFLNNFLEIVVISGVLSVIVNNLIDSLGHEIRGRYISRTPRTHTLTRSIAWGLLPPVPISIIIYLLFPSYLLPIVTVIDGVMVGPSHMLLDIFTERGIYRKVNGRWKRIALAHFSYDNPIINGIAIILGALMLFIALELHSYYHYYF, from the coding sequence ATGAAGCTCAGAACACATTACGTATTTTCTTTAGGTCTACTTTCCCTCATTGATTCACTTTTCTTGAATAATTTTCTGGAAATTGTTGTAATTTCAGGAGTTCTCTCGGTGATTGTAAATAACCTCATTGATTCTTTGGGGCATGAAATCAGAGGGAGATATATAAGCAGGACTCCTAGGACTCACACATTAACGAGGAGCATAGCTTGGGGATTATTACCTCCTGTGCCTATTTCTATCATTATCTATTTACTTTTCCCCAGTTACCTCCTACCTATAGTTACAGTCATTGACGGTGTTATGGTAGGCCCTTCACATATGCTCCTTGATATTTTTACTGAGAGAGGAATATACCGCAAGGTAAATGGGAGATGGAAGAGGATAGCTTTAGCACACTTCTCTTACGATAACCCTATAATAAATGGGATTGCGATTATTTTAGGAGCTCTGATGCTATTTATAGCATTGGAACTTCATAGTTACTATCACTATTATTTCTAA
- a CDS encoding PaREP1 family protein produces MYEILDYKADPKSYIYVKVMEGLMESKLALEMLRKGMITNASSKAFIAVKAIISALIVKNFDKIIKFKSEKEKEWYERVGYSAPTTGLIGISYDLAKLGYDVQLIIKTALLLHSFSYNGFDPNFVNYKDKDEVEKDIITVIEFIKNNIKKYFEDIWNENLESLLKEIS; encoded by the coding sequence ATGTACGAAATCCTAGATTATAAGGCAGATCCAAAATCTTACATTTATGTAAAAGTCATGGAAGGGCTTATGGAGAGTAAACTAGCCTTGGAAATGCTAAGAAAAGGAATGATTACAAATGCTTCATCAAAAGCTTTCATCGCTGTTAAAGCAATAATTAGCGCCCTAATAGTAAAAAATTTTGATAAAATTATAAAATTTAAATCTGAAAAGGAGAAGGAATGGTATGAGAGAGTAGGATATTCTGCCCCTACTACGGGTCTAATTGGCATTTCTTACGATTTAGCAAAGCTAGGTTACGACGTTCAATTAATAATTAAAACTGCATTACTTCTTCACTCGTTTTCCTATAATGGCTTTGATCCTAATTTTGTAAATTATAAAGATAAGGATGAAGTGGAGAAGGATATAATTACAGTGATAGAATTTATAAAAAATAATATTAAAAAATATTTTGAAGATATTTGGAACGAAAATCTGGAAAGCTTATTGAAGGAGATTAGCTAA
- a CDS encoding RNA repair domain-containing protein: MTRIKDAINMVLWKYRDKISEFTLVISDRFLVNAEIPFTGIERVDNYYIYLTDGETVIPIHRVLEIRRNGKTIWRR; the protein is encoded by the coding sequence TTGACCAGAATTAAGGATGCAATAAATATGGTTTTATGGAAATATAGAGATAAGATTTCTGAGTTCACTCTAGTAATCTCTGATAGGTTTTTAGTTAATGCAGAAATTCCTTTTACTGGAATTGAAAGAGTTGATAATTATTACATTTATTTGACTGATGGAGAAACTGTAATACCGATTCATAGAGTCCTTGAAATAAGGAGAAACGGTAAAACTATATGGAGAAGATGA
- a CDS encoding thioesterase family protein — MAQTEFVFEETVRIYDTDIQGIAHYASYYRFFTNAIEKYMKDKVGINYPIVNDSLWFVIVESHAVYKRPIRLGDRISVVLSPKALSKKIVRFDMAIFRDGEKTTEGYITQASINPKTWKAIELPVELLNKITTI; from the coding sequence ATGGCTCAAACAGAATTCGTATTTGAGGAAACCGTAAGAATTTACGATACTGATATACAAGGAATTGCGCATTACGCTTCTTATTATAGATTTTTTACTAATGCTATAGAAAAGTACATGAAAGATAAGGTAGGAATAAATTACCCTATAGTTAATGATAGTCTGTGGTTTGTAATAGTTGAGTCTCACGCTGTTTATAAAAGACCTATAAGGCTTGGTGATAGAATATCTGTAGTCTTATCTCCTAAGGCTTTATCAAAAAAGATAGTAAGGTTTGATATGGCTATTTTTAGAGACGGAGAGAAAACAACTGAAGGTTATATAACTCAAGCATCAATAAATCCTAAAACTTGGAAAGCAATAGAACTTCCAGTGGAATTACTTAATAAGATAACTACAATTTGA
- a CDS encoding HEPN domain-containing protein: MVEKFWLSKSDEFYSIAKEMVDRGYYWFSCFASQQSIEFLLKGIEIKYTGSHTFTHDLSELLQKVEKILGVNATEEVYQACDFLTPHYTISRYSMVTSYDKRKALECIKMSEIVRNWVNSRIKP; the protein is encoded by the coding sequence GTGGTTGAAAAGTTTTGGTTAAGTAAGAGTGATGAGTTTTATTCTATTGCTAAAGAAATGGTTGACAGAGGATACTATTGGTTTTCATGTTTTGCCTCTCAACAAAGTATAGAATTTCTTTTGAAAGGAATAGAAATAAAATACACGGGATCTCACACTTTCACACACGACTTAAGCGAACTTTTGCAAAAAGTAGAGAAAATCCTAGGAGTTAATGCTACGGAGGAAGTTTATCAGGCTTGCGATTTTTTAACTCCGCATTATACAATCTCTAGGTATTCCATGGTGACTAGTTACGATAAAAGGAAAGCTTTAGAGTGCATAAAGATGAGTGAAATTGTAAGGAATTGGGTAAATTCGCGAATAAAGCCTTAA
- a CDS encoding nucleotidyltransferase domain-containing protein, with product MEKIVKDFVEKVKEKYAGKVTIVLFGSRARGDYWPSSDYDFMVFLERVEDKIEEAYEIYRLKRGFSADIIVLSKDELKDRIIEKMLEDKIVIYDGLGLFR from the coding sequence GTGGAGAAAATAGTGAAAGATTTTGTAGAGAAGGTAAAAGAAAAATATGCAGGTAAAGTTACTATCGTGTTATTCGGTAGTAGGGCTAGAGGAGATTATTGGCCTTCCAGCGATTACGATTTCATGGTCTTCCTAGAAAGAGTTGAAGATAAAATAGAAGAGGCTTACGAGATTTATAGACTAAAGAGAGGATTTTCAGCAGATATAATAGTGTTATCCAAGGACGAATTGAAAGATAGAATTATAGAGAAGATGCTAGAGGATAAAATCGTAATATATGACGGACTTGGACTTTTTAGATAA
- a CDS encoding 4-hydroxybenzoate octaprenyltransferase, producing the protein MNNWDPGATSANKGKFHTLMRFLRIEQTLFSLPMAYLGAFVAIRGIPPIQTLFLIFSALFFLRIAGMTNDNLADREIDAKNPRTKTRPLVTGAIKVWEAKALITMGLAGFFISAYFVNFWAFVLSPVVALIVMSYPYMKRYTAFANYHLASIQGLAVFSGAIASAGLYYHSLYCVLKAIPWPFVIATIFWALGFDLYNHIPDAEFDKQMGLHSFAVLLGNFALKFAGLNQLTSVLLDFLADFMYNLGPIAYGSTIAHGLIMAYAYYLANKGNFGSAFYYNIYSSIVLGLGIDIDVLLGIPKFF; encoded by the coding sequence GTGAACAACTGGGATCCAGGTGCCACTTCGGCTAATAAAGGAAAGTTTCACACTTTAATGAGATTTCTCAGAATAGAGCAAACTCTCTTTAGTTTACCAATGGCTTACTTAGGTGCTTTCGTCGCAATAAGAGGAATACCTCCAATTCAAACTCTTTTTCTCATATTCTCTGCGCTATTCTTCTTAAGGATCGCAGGGATGACTAATGATAATTTAGCAGATAGGGAGATTGACGCTAAAAATCCTAGAACTAAAACAAGACCTTTAGTTACTGGAGCAATAAAAGTGTGGGAAGCTAAAGCTCTAATAACAATGGGGTTAGCAGGCTTTTTCATTTCAGCATATTTTGTGAACTTTTGGGCTTTCGTTCTATCTCCTGTAGTCGCATTAATAGTAATGAGCTATCCTTACATGAAAAGATATACTGCCTTTGCCAATTATCACTTAGCTTCAATACAAGGTTTAGCCGTATTTAGCGGTGCAATAGCGAGTGCAGGCCTTTATTATCATTCATTGTACTGCGTACTGAAAGCAATTCCTTGGCCTTTCGTTATAGCCACAATCTTTTGGGCTTTAGGCTTTGATTTATATAATCACATTCCAGATGCAGAATTCGATAAACAAATGGGCCTGCACAGTTTTGCGGTGCTTTTGGGAAATTTTGCATTAAAATTTGCCGGATTAAATCAACTGACTTCGGTACTTCTTGATTTCCTTGCAGATTTCATGTATAACCTAGGTCCCATAGCTTATGGATCTACAATTGCTCATGGATTAATAATGGCTTATGCTTATTATTTAGCAAATAAAGGTAACTTCGGTTCCGCGTTCTATTATAATATTTACTCGTCGATAGTGCTAGGTCTAGGAATAGATATAGACGTCCTTTTAGGGATACCTAAGTTTTTTTAG
- the cimA gene encoding citramalate synthase, whose protein sequence is MIKKLVEVLDTTLRDGAQTTSVSFTLNDKIRIALALDDLGIHYIEGGWPGSNPKDEEFFKEITKYSLKAKVAAFGSTKKKGVKTEEDKNLNAILDSGVKTAVLFGKSWTLHVTQVLKVSKEENLELVYDSIKYLRDHGLEVIFDAEHFYQGYKEDKDYALKVVKTAEEAGASVIALADTNGGTLPHEIYEITSEVVKQVTAKVGLHMHNDSGCAVANTLMGVLAGARHVQGTINGLGERTGNADLIQVIPNLQLKMGFNVIPNLTKLKIISSLVYELAGLHPNPYQPFVGDNAFSHKAGVHADAVMKVPRAYEHIDPSLVGNQRRIVISELAGSSNLLNYLDKIGIRIDKKDERLKSALQKIKEMENKGYSFDLAPASAVLQILKELGIYTRFIDLQYWKVINESDNLSLAVVKVNSQLQASEGVGPVHALDVAVRNALQKIYPEISKVKLIDYRVVLPGEVKNTESLVRVTIEFTDGKENWRTEGVSTSVIEASVLALVDGLDYYLQVSKKLKTEILN, encoded by the coding sequence CTGATCAAGAAATTAGTTGAGGTACTAGATACAACACTAAGAGATGGAGCACAAACTACTTCTGTATCATTCACACTAAATGATAAAATAAGAATAGCGTTAGCATTAGATGATTTAGGAATACATTACATTGAAGGAGGATGGCCTGGGTCAAACCCTAAGGATGAGGAATTCTTTAAGGAAATAACTAAATATTCACTAAAGGCTAAAGTAGCAGCTTTTGGTAGCACTAAGAAAAAAGGAGTAAAAACTGAGGAAGATAAGAATCTAAATGCAATTTTAGATTCTGGAGTAAAAACGGCAGTACTTTTCGGTAAATCTTGGACGCTTCACGTTACTCAAGTTCTAAAGGTAAGTAAAGAAGAAAACCTTGAACTCGTATACGACAGCATAAAATACTTGAGAGATCACGGGTTAGAAGTTATTTTTGATGCAGAACATTTCTATCAAGGATATAAGGAGGATAAGGATTATGCATTAAAAGTAGTAAAAACTGCAGAAGAAGCAGGAGCTTCAGTAATAGCATTAGCGGATACTAATGGAGGTACATTACCTCATGAAATATACGAAATTACTTCAGAAGTAGTAAAACAAGTAACGGCAAAAGTTGGGCTTCATATGCATAATGATTCCGGTTGTGCAGTAGCAAACACATTAATGGGCGTTCTAGCGGGGGCAAGGCACGTTCAAGGTACAATAAACGGTTTAGGAGAAAGAACAGGAAATGCTGACCTTATTCAAGTAATTCCAAATTTACAGCTTAAAATGGGCTTTAATGTCATTCCAAATCTGACTAAGCTAAAAATCATATCAAGTCTTGTTTACGAACTTGCAGGCTTACATCCTAATCCTTATCAACCGTTTGTCGGAGATAACGCTTTCTCACATAAGGCAGGGGTTCATGCTGACGCAGTAATGAAAGTACCGAGAGCTTACGAGCATATAGATCCTTCACTAGTTGGAAACCAAAGGAGGATAGTAATATCTGAACTTGCAGGCTCATCCAATTTGCTAAACTATTTGGATAAAATTGGAATAAGAATTGATAAGAAAGATGAAAGATTAAAGAGTGCCTTACAGAAAATCAAGGAAATGGAAAATAAAGGTTATAGCTTTGATTTAGCTCCTGCATCAGCAGTCCTTCAAATCCTTAAGGAACTAGGGATTTATACGAGGTTTATAGACCTACAATACTGGAAGGTTATAAACGAGAGCGACAACCTATCCTTAGCAGTAGTCAAAGTTAATTCTCAGTTACAAGCTTCTGAAGGAGTAGGTCCGGTTCATGCTTTAGACGTCGCTGTGAGGAATGCTTTACAGAAAATTTATCCAGAGATTTCAAAAGTGAAGTTAATAGATTATAGAGTAGTCTTACCTGGAGAAGTAAAGAATACTGAAAGTCTAGTGAGGGTAACTATAGAATTTACTGACGGTAAGGAAAACTGGAGGACTGAAGGAGTTTCAACTAGCGTAATAGAAGCTTCTGTTTTAGCCTTAGTAGACGGTCTTGATTACTATCTTCAAGTTAGCAAGAAGTTAAAAACCGAAATCCTTAACTAA
- a CDS encoding ABC transporter substrate-binding protein, with product MKIYNQVLDEYVEIKRPLERIVSLDPATTETLFFLGIGDKIIATDAFSYRPEEARRLPKIGSYTHVKLDFLEEKKPDLIFSTTGAQKELTKKLINMGFTVYPTQVATSISKIIDNVIIIADVVNRKMEGRKLANELRSKIIENYYLGNTKVYVEFDLGGAITMGFASHVSDAISIVGGRNIFDDKEEAYFTPDDKEIIERHPDVIIYEPKRLTEYEKERFVKKLEERGLQEFKDKVIFTKGDYLAHMGPSFILDTIPWLRSLLASR from the coding sequence ATGAAAATTTATAATCAAGTCCTTGATGAGTACGTGGAAATTAAGAGACCTTTAGAAAGAATAGTGAGTTTAGATCCTGCAACTACAGAAACTCTATTTTTCTTAGGTATTGGAGATAAAATTATAGCTACTGACGCGTTCAGTTATAGACCTGAAGAAGCAAGAAGATTGCCTAAAATAGGAAGTTATACTCACGTTAAACTGGATTTCTTAGAAGAGAAGAAGCCAGATTTAATTTTCTCTACAACTGGAGCACAAAAGGAATTAACGAAGAAGTTGATAAACATGGGGTTCACGGTTTATCCAACACAAGTTGCAACGAGCATAAGTAAAATTATAGATAACGTAATAATTATTGCTGATGTTGTGAACAGAAAAATGGAAGGTAGAAAATTAGCAAACGAGCTGAGAAGCAAAATTATTGAGAATTATTATCTGGGTAATACTAAGGTTTACGTAGAATTTGACTTAGGAGGGGCAATAACTATGGGTTTTGCAAGTCATGTAAGCGATGCAATTTCTATCGTTGGAGGAAGAAACATTTTTGACGATAAAGAGGAGGCTTATTTTACTCCAGATGATAAGGAAATAATTGAAAGGCATCCAGACGTGATTATTTATGAACCAAAGAGGCTTACGGAGTATGAGAAAGAAAGATTTGTTAAAAAACTTGAAGAAAGAGGATTACAGGAATTTAAAGACAAGGTTATATTCACTAAAGGTGACTATCTAGCTCACATGGGTCCGAGCTTTATTCTAGACACGATACCTTGGTTAAGGTCACTTCTTGCGTCTAGATAA
- a CDS encoding cobalamin biosynthesis protein CbiG, producing the protein MYVSKIKIIAESSSELAKKVKKSLDELGYSIVDRDEEVDVYFYPIEDVIYRVKRFSAKTPIVIAITEDGNYVIPLFKEKCGGSFIAGIIADLLGSQLILTSRTFQQGVYSIQEFAWVNGLEIMNKEKIDDFEKKLLNSGKLKVYSKINIRTIEGYERTGKENEADIIVSEEESPNIEDEKIVMKPLSIVIAISYSNNTPKEAIYYSIISTLKSINILRNTVNFIITSELKNGDKKIQEIAKSFNSTIIYVKEKQPCEPSLDFVNARVILKKTKRAYGVLTCLGVK; encoded by the coding sequence TTGTATGTATCTAAAATAAAAATTATAGCCGAAAGCTCAAGCGAGCTTGCTAAAAAAGTTAAGAAAAGTTTGGACGAACTAGGGTATTCTATAGTTGACAGAGATGAGGAAGTCGACGTCTATTTTTATCCTATAGAGGACGTAATTTATAGGGTTAAAAGATTCTCCGCTAAGACTCCTATAGTAATAGCAATAACTGAAGATGGAAATTACGTTATTCCATTATTTAAGGAGAAGTGTGGCGGTTCATTTATAGCTGGAATAATAGCGGATCTTTTAGGCTCTCAGCTAATTTTGACTTCTAGAACTTTCCAGCAAGGAGTTTATAGCATTCAAGAATTCGCATGGGTTAATGGCTTAGAAATAATGAATAAGGAAAAAATTGATGATTTTGAGAAAAAATTATTAAATTCTGGAAAATTGAAAGTTTACTCAAAAATTAATATTCGTACAATTGAAGGGTACGAGCGAACAGGAAAGGAGAATGAAGCCGATATTATAGTTAGTGAAGAAGAAAGCCCCAATATTGAAGATGAGAAAATAGTTATGAAACCTTTATCGATAGTTATTGCTATATCTTACTCCAATAATACTCCTAAAGAGGCTATTTATTATTCGATAATTTCTACATTAAAATCCATAAATATTCTGAGAAATACAGTAAATTTTATAATTACATCAGAATTGAAAAATGGAGATAAGAAAATCCAAGAAATAGCAAAGTCATTCAATTCTACAATTATTTACGTTAAGGAAAAACAGCCTTGTGAACCTTCTTTAGATTTTGTTAACGCAAGGGTAATATTGAAGAAGACTAAGAGAGCTTACGGGGTATTAACTTGTTTAGGAGTAAAATGA
- a CDS encoding A24 family peptidase C-terminal domain-containing protein has product MLTHVSILDLKYREVDFKIWLIYLPLVVFLVFYVHFINLFLYSYSLGVSILVFYAFYRLSLVGGADLIAIFIIGLSNPVVRPFFFPTLSELGIEPLTVILYSSLSIFLVSLYNLAKYFKYTKGMPLSKRIVFALSAKRMKVKDFLNSSFLFPLTQIDDSGNVTLRNTFSIEEDDKEWRQKFRKLVEERKIAEDSYIWVAWGVPVLPFILVGYLLSLVIGFPFT; this is encoded by the coding sequence ATGCTTACTCATGTTTCCATTTTAGATTTAAAATATAGGGAGGTAGATTTTAAGATCTGGCTTATTTACCTTCCTTTAGTAGTATTTCTTGTTTTTTATGTACATTTCATCAACTTATTCCTTTATTCCTATTCTTTAGGAGTTTCAATTTTGGTATTTTACGCATTTTATAGGTTATCTCTAGTAGGAGGAGCAGATCTTATAGCAATTTTTATTATTGGTTTATCAAATCCTGTAGTCCGTCCATTCTTTTTTCCAACCCTTTCAGAATTGGGGATAGAACCGCTAACTGTAATTCTTTACTCTTCACTTTCAATCTTTCTAGTTAGCTTATACAACTTAGCTAAGTATTTCAAATATACTAAAGGAATGCCCTTAAGTAAGAGAATAGTTTTTGCCTTAAGTGCTAAAAGAATGAAAGTTAAAGACTTCCTTAATTCTAGCTTTCTCTTTCCTTTGACGCAGATTGATGATAGCGGTAATGTAACTCTTAGGAACACATTCTCTATTGAAGAAGATGATAAAGAATGGAGGCAAAAATTCAGGAAACTAGTTGAGGAAAGGAAAATTGCTGAGGATTCATACATTTGGGTAGCTTGGGGAGTTCCAGTTCTTCCTTTTATTCTCGTAGGCTATCTGTTAAGTCTCGTAATAGGTTTTCCATTTACATGA